The genomic interval GCACACATGGGAATAAATTGgtaattgttttctttttctactaCTTTTCCACTCACAGAAAAAATTTCCATACAACGATGATATTGATgactaaaacaaaaacattcTCAGTATCAAATTGACCTACCAGCTACAAGATCCACCAAATAAACCTTCTTCAATttcaattccaatttcttATCCACTTCTTGTGCACTCCAAGTATTTCAGGTCTAAATCAAGCTTCTTTAAGTGCTTCACTCATCTTTCCCTTCTTTCCCACATGCTTGGCCTTCTGAATTGCAGACCCTGCAGCCACCAAGTTTCCAGGTTTATGAATGGCAGCTTTCTGGTTCTTCTTTAACAGCTTCACAGCCACTGCTTTCAGCGGAATTGTAATGTCCACAGGCAGAAGCACCTCTTCCAACTCATGCCAGTCAAGATCCTCAGAATCACCATCTTCATACTCCACCCTATACCACCCAGTTTCCTTGTCAAACTGGATGACAGAA from Theobroma cacao cultivar B97-61/B2 chromosome 5, Criollo_cocoa_genome_V2, whole genome shotgun sequence carries:
- the LOC18597862 gene encoding dirigent protein 17, whose product is MEKKSEEAESESGVYELPGEPAVVINGVPEINPNCNTLVLSNVEKEDGESQKDEGCGEWLEGREVRKLFGERYYRGSVIQFDKETGWYRVEYEDGDSEDLDWHELEEVLLPVDITIPLKAVAVKLLKKNQKAAIHKPGNLVAAGSAIQKAKHVGKKGKMSEALKEA